A genome region from Armatimonadota bacterium includes the following:
- a CDS encoding nucleotidyltransferase family protein, with the protein MPRDVAAIILAAGGSRRMGRPKLLLSYEGRPLLLRAVEAAAGAGCSSILVVLGADRDRYLPLLGSVPARAVLNPDHSEGMGSSIRAGVRALPASAEAAVILLADQPRIDAGIVGRLIAAYRATGKRIVTCRYGAVLGAPTLFDRSLFIELLLLEGDQGARQVIETHRGEVATVEIPPEAALDIDLPADLERLQGPGAGA; encoded by the coding sequence GTGCCGCGAGATGTTGCCGCCATCATCCTTGCCGCCGGCGGCAGCCGGCGGATGGGACGGCCCAAACTCCTCCTGTCCTATGAGGGCCGACCGCTGCTCCTCCGCGCCGTGGAGGCGGCGGCGGGTGCCGGGTGCTCGAGCATCCTCGTCGTGCTGGGCGCCGACCGCGACCGCTACCTGCCGCTGCTGGGGAGCGTCCCGGCGCGCGCCGTCCTGAACCCCGACCACAGCGAGGGAATGGGCAGTTCCATCCGCGCCGGCGTCCGCGCGCTGCCGGCCTCCGCCGAGGCCGCGGTGATCCTCCTTGCCGACCAGCCGCGCATCGACGCGGGCATCGTGGGCCGCCTGATCGCCGCCTACCGGGCCACGGGCAAGCGGATCGTGACCTGCCGCTACGGCGCCGTGCTGGGCGCGCCGACGCTGTTCGACCGCAGCCTGTTCATCGAGCTGCTCTTGCTGGAGGGGGACCAGGGGGCGCGCCAGGTGATCGAGACCCATCGGGGCGAGGTGGCCACCGTCGAGATCCCGCCCGAGGCCGCCCTGGACATCGATCTGCCGGCGGACCTCGAGAGACTTCAGGGGCCCGGTGCGGGAGCCTGA
- a CDS encoding XdhC family protein, with protein MRELLDILTAIDTFAGRGERLALATIVGVRGSTYRRAGARLLMSASQEMVGNISGGCLESDLMVVADEVMASGTPRLVTYDLTADDDAVWGLGLGCNGAVELFVEPVDPASAQWPLLRAALQGERTIALVKLLDGPPAGRWIAVRPDGAGEGRLDDPEAETRAVRAAQAALAEGASRLVVLPTAGGDRRAFVEVIRPPIRLIVCGAGHDAIPVVQFASAMGWRVVVVDPRERFLTPERFPGARQFVRASAEEAAGRVAIDDRTYVVVMTHNYLHDRDLLRGFLATPVRYIGMLGPRQRTEKILEELRGQGVILTAEDRARLFGPVGLDIGGEGPEAIALALLAEIQAVEAGRRGGFLRERRGPIHETQRAAGAS; from the coding sequence ATGAGAGAGCTGCTGGACATCCTCACGGCCATCGACACCTTTGCCGGGCGCGGCGAGCGCCTGGCGCTGGCCACGATCGTGGGCGTCCGCGGGTCGACCTACCGGCGCGCGGGGGCGCGGCTGCTCATGAGCGCCTCCCAGGAGATGGTGGGGAACATCAGCGGCGGGTGTCTGGAGAGCGACCTCATGGTCGTGGCCGACGAGGTGATGGCCAGCGGCACCCCGCGGCTGGTGACCTACGACCTCACCGCCGACGACGACGCGGTGTGGGGGTTGGGGCTGGGCTGCAACGGCGCGGTGGAGCTCTTCGTCGAGCCGGTGGATCCGGCCTCGGCGCAGTGGCCCCTCCTCCGCGCCGCCCTGCAAGGGGAGCGGACGATCGCCCTGGTGAAACTCCTGGACGGGCCGCCGGCCGGGCGGTGGATCGCCGTCCGTCCCGACGGCGCGGGCGAAGGCAGACTGGATGATCCGGAGGCGGAGACCCGCGCCGTCCGGGCCGCGCAGGCCGCGCTGGCCGAAGGCGCCTCCCGGCTGGTGGTCCTGCCGACGGCCGGGGGAGACCGAAGGGCCTTCGTCGAGGTGATCCGCCCGCCGATCCGCCTGATCGTCTGCGGGGCGGGACACGACGCGATCCCCGTGGTGCAGTTCGCCTCGGCGATGGGCTGGCGGGTCGTCGTCGTGGACCCGCGGGAACGATTCCTCACCCCGGAGCGGTTTCCCGGGGCCCGGCAGTTCGTGCGGGCTTCGGCCGAGGAGGCTGCGGGACGGGTGGCGATCGACGATCGGACCTACGTCGTCGTGATGACCCACAACTACCTTCACGACCGGGATCTCCTGCGCGGGTTCCTGGCCACGCCGGTGCGCTACATCGGGATGCTGGGACCGCGCCAGCGCACGGAGAAGATCCTCGAGGAGCTCCGTGGGCAGGGCGTGATCCTCACCGCGGAGGACCGCGCGCGCCTGTTCGGTCCTGTGGGTCTCGACATCGGGGGCGAGGGTCCGGAGGCGATCGCCCTGGCGCTGCTGGCGGAGATCCAGGCGGTGGAGGCGGGGCGGCGGGGCGGATTTCTGAGAGAGCGGCGAGGGCCTATCCACGAAACGCAGCGGGCGGCCGGGGCCTCCTGA
- a CDS encoding VWA domain-containing protein: MNAPRRFGNLTAHVVAFCRRLRARGVPVGPREAADALRALGAVDVGDRRECYLALRTVLTSRRDDLAVFDEVFEEYWNPPPPDGASGAQSAPDAEAAGDGVQPPPALAEWLDDAPPAEGDEPLPAYSPVEVLVQKDFSTFTADELHEVTRLVVAIARRVATRLSRRTRAARHSARVDLRRTIRHSLRRGGEIVDLAYRRRRIQRVQVVLLADVSGSMDLYSRFLIQFIYALQHALGRVETMVFSTSLTRITDAMSEDDLRTALDEVARQVPDWSGGTKIGASLRTFLDRYGARLLTPHTVVLVISDGWDTGDIEILEQAMAELHRRAGRVIWLNPLLGSPGYEPICQGMRAALPYVDVFASAHNLESLRRLEKHLAARRR; encoded by the coding sequence ATGAACGCGCCGCGCCGCTTCGGCAACCTCACCGCCCACGTCGTGGCCTTCTGCCGGCGCCTCCGCGCGCGCGGGGTGCCGGTCGGCCCGCGGGAGGCGGCCGACGCCCTGCGCGCCCTCGGTGCGGTGGACGTGGGCGACCGCCGGGAGTGCTATCTCGCGCTGCGCACCGTGCTGACCTCGCGACGTGACGACCTGGCCGTCTTCGACGAGGTGTTCGAAGAGTACTGGAATCCCCCACCGCCCGACGGCGCCTCCGGTGCCCAGTCCGCGCCGGACGCCGAGGCCGCCGGCGACGGCGTGCAGCCGCCTCCGGCACTGGCGGAGTGGCTGGACGACGCGCCGCCGGCGGAGGGCGACGAGCCGCTGCCGGCCTACAGTCCCGTCGAGGTCCTGGTGCAGAAAGACTTCAGCACCTTCACCGCCGACGAGCTGCACGAGGTGACCCGGCTGGTCGTGGCCATCGCCCGGCGGGTGGCCACGCGGCTGTCCCGCCGCACCCGTGCCGCCCGACACAGCGCGCGGGTGGATCTGCGTCGCACGATTCGCCACAGTCTGCGCCGCGGCGGCGAGATCGTGGATCTCGCCTACCGGCGGCGGAGAATTCAGCGCGTGCAGGTGGTCCTGCTGGCCGACGTCAGCGGCTCCATGGACCTGTACAGCCGCTTCCTGATCCAGTTCATCTACGCTTTGCAGCACGCCCTGGGGCGGGTCGAGACGATGGTGTTCAGCACGTCGCTGACCCGGATCACCGATGCAATGTCGGAGGACGACCTGCGTACCGCGCTGGACGAGGTGGCCAGGCAGGTCCCGGACTGGTCCGGAGGGACGAAGATCGGCGCCAGCCTGCGGACGTTCCTGGACCGCTACGGTGCGCGGCTCCTGACGCCCCACACGGTGGTGCTGGTGATCAGCGACGGCTGGGACACCGGCGACATCGAGATCCTGGAACAGGCCATGGCCGAGCTGCACCGCCGGGCGGGGCGGGTGATCTGGCTCAATCCGCTGCTCGGCAGCCCCGGCTACGAGCCGATCTGCCAGGGGATGCGCGCGGCGTTGCCCTATGTCGATGTCTTTGCCTCGGCGCACAACCTGGAGAGCCTGCGCCGGCTCGAGAAGCACCTTGCGGCGCGGCGGAGGTAG
- a CDS encoding MoxR family ATPase, producing MHPEIVRIQSMLEDQGYVADQSLATSVYLAIQLRKPLLIEGAAGVGKTEVAKVMARALDTDLIRLQCYEGLDATTSLYEWNYQRQLLHIRLQEHSDLPVEIREREIFSEPFLLKRPLLAAITHERAPVLLIDEVDRADEEWEAFLLEVLSDWQVTIPEIGTIRAKHIPYVVLTSNRTRELGDALRRRCLYLWIDYPAFDKELAIVRRKVPAINDRLAEQIAAFMQFVRKTKLEKTPGIAETLDWSLALMALHHDHLDEAAVAETLGVLFKQRDDAERVRTQWLDHLLASVAALDREPRPWTQEMIDRVAGQGVGLPRR from the coding sequence ATGCACCCCGAGATCGTCCGCATCCAGTCCATGCTCGAGGACCAGGGGTATGTGGCCGACCAGAGTCTGGCCACCTCCGTCTACCTGGCCATCCAGCTGCGCAAACCTCTGCTCATCGAAGGCGCCGCCGGCGTTGGCAAGACGGAAGTGGCCAAGGTCATGGCCCGGGCCCTGGACACGGACCTCATCCGCCTCCAGTGCTACGAGGGCCTGGACGCCACCACCTCGCTGTACGAATGGAACTACCAGCGCCAGCTGCTGCACATCCGGCTGCAGGAGCACAGCGATCTGCCCGTCGAGATCCGCGAGCGGGAGATCTTCAGCGAACCCTTCCTCCTGAAGCGGCCGCTGCTGGCCGCGATCACCCATGAGCGGGCCCCGGTCCTGCTCATCGACGAGGTCGATCGCGCCGATGAGGAGTGGGAGGCCTTTCTCCTGGAGGTGCTCTCCGACTGGCAGGTGACGATCCCCGAGATCGGCACGATCCGAGCGAAGCACATCCCCTACGTGGTGCTGACCAGCAACCGCACCCGGGAGCTGGGCGACGCGCTGCGACGGCGCTGCCTGTACCTCTGGATCGACTACCCGGCCTTCGACAAGGAACTGGCCATCGTCCGGCGCAAGGTCCCGGCCATCAACGACCGCCTGGCGGAGCAGATCGCCGCCTTCATGCAGTTTGTGCGCAAGACGAAGCTGGAGAAGACGCCCGGGATCGCCGAGACGCTGGACTGGAGTCTGGCCCTCATGGCGCTGCACCACGACCACCTGGACGAGGCCGCGGTGGCCGAGACGCTGGGGGTCCTCTTTAAACAGCGCGACGACGCCGAGCGGGTACGCACCCAGTGGCTGGACCACCTGCTGGCCAGCGTCGCCGCCCTGGACCGGGAGCCGCGACCGTGGACGCAGGAGATGATCGATCGGGTAGCCGGCCAGGGTGTCGGGCTGCCCCGCCGATGA
- a CDS encoding carbon monoxide dehydrogenase subunit G produces the protein MPLHYEGMLAIRAGRRQVWGFLVDPHRVSRCLPDVQSLDVLGEGRFRAVVRVGVAFIRGNFTFEVTMRDLQEPAHAVIAGRGSGLGSGVDVTSTVDLADGEGGVTELRWTADVVVSGPLATVGARLLDSTVERKTAELFECVKAQLEA, from the coding sequence ATGCCGCTGCACTACGAGGGAATGCTGGCCATCCGCGCCGGGCGCCGTCAGGTCTGGGGGTTCCTGGTCGATCCCCACAGGGTCAGCCGCTGCCTGCCCGATGTCCAGAGCCTGGACGTCCTGGGGGAGGGCCGCTTCCGGGCGGTGGTCCGCGTCGGCGTGGCCTTCATCCGGGGGAACTTCACCTTTGAGGTCACCATGCGGGACCTCCAGGAACCGGCGCACGCCGTGATCGCCGGCCGGGGGAGCGGTTTGGGTAGCGGGGTCGACGTCACGAGCACCGTGGATCTGGCCGACGGCGAGGGCGGCGTGACGGAGCTCCGCTGGACGGCGGACGTGGTGGTCAGCGGTCCCCTGGCCACCGTGGGCGCCCGACTGCTGGACAGTACGGTGGAACGGAAGACCGCGGAACTGTTCGAGTGCGTGAAGGCGCAGCTGGAGGCGTGA
- a CDS encoding XdhC family protein yields MGDLLERAAALRAKGLPFAVATVVRAERPSSARAGMKALILPDGTLEGWVGGSCAHPVVLTEALQTLREGIPRLICLSPTPPAERPGVIHHVMTCHSGGSLEIYIEPVLPRPVLLLIGDAPLVAALAEMGRLLAFDVWMAGLPHSLEELAERITPDTAVVVATMGTYDEEALLRVLGSPAGYVALVASRRRAEAVAAYLRGRGMTEAQIRRIKVPAGLDIGAVTPEEIALSILAELVQIRRGRTLPVAPAPAPAAAIDPICGMAVTPGTAQHTVEFAGMRYYFCSAHCRQTFERDPAAYAAAGA; encoded by the coding sequence ATGGGCGACCTTCTCGAGCGGGCGGCGGCGTTGCGGGCGAAGGGGCTGCCCTTCGCTGTGGCCACGGTCGTCCGGGCGGAGCGACCGTCTTCGGCCCGCGCGGGGATGAAGGCCCTGATCCTGCCGGACGGCACACTGGAGGGATGGGTCGGGGGCAGCTGCGCCCATCCGGTGGTGCTGACCGAAGCGCTCCAGACGCTGCGGGAGGGGATCCCGCGGCTGATCTGCCTCAGCCCGACACCGCCTGCCGAACGGCCGGGGGTGATCCACCATGTCATGACCTGCCACAGCGGCGGCAGCCTGGAGATCTATATCGAACCGGTGCTCCCCCGCCCCGTGCTCCTCCTGATCGGCGACGCCCCTCTGGTGGCCGCGCTGGCCGAGATGGGCCGGCTGCTCGCCTTCGACGTCTGGATGGCCGGCCTGCCCCACTCGCTGGAGGAACTGGCCGAGCGGATCACCCCGGACACCGCCGTCGTCGTGGCCACCATGGGCACCTACGACGAGGAAGCCCTCCTGCGCGTCCTGGGCTCGCCCGCCGGCTACGTGGCGCTGGTGGCCAGCCGGCGGAGGGCCGAGGCGGTAGCCGCCTACCTGCGCGGCCGGGGGATGACGGAGGCGCAGATCCGGCGGATCAAGGTGCCGGCCGGATTGGACATCGGGGCGGTGACCCCGGAAGAGATCGCCCTCAGCATTCTCGCCGAGCTCGTGCAGATCCGGCGCGGCCGGACCCTTCCGGTCGCCCCCGCCCCCGCGCCGGCCGCGGCCATCGATCCCATCTGCGGGATGGCCGTGACCCCCGGGACCGCGCAGCACACGGTCGAGTTCGCCGGGATGCGCTACTACTTCTGCAGCGCGCATTGCCGCCAGACGTTTGAGCGCGACCCGGCGGCCTACGCCGCCGCGGGCGCCTAG
- a CDS encoding aerobic carbon-monoxide dehydrogenase large subunit produces MAEAHGMGHAVRRKEDARFIRGKGTYIDDLKLPGMLYLDIVRSPYAHARITAIRPEKALAIPGVLAVITGRDLDKYGLAWMPTLMSDRQMVLPIDTVLYQAQEVAAVLATERYLAADGVAAVEVDYEPLPVVVDPRKALRPDAPILRADREQKTNHIWHWEVGDRAATAQAFAQADVTVAQDLYIPRIHVSSIETCGCVAQWDAVEGKLTLWMTTQAPHAIRTVVALVAGHLGLAEHKIRVISPDIGGGFGGKVPVYPGYVLAVAASVLTGKPVKWIEDRMENLQADSFARDYHITAELAATRDGTLTALRVKTIADHGAFDAAANPSKFPAGLFSICTGSYDFRSAFVEVDGVYTNKPPGGIAYRCSFRVTEASYTIERMVDLMAHELGMDPAEFRLKNFIRPEAFPYKSALGWTYDSGNYHAALKKAMEIVDYAALRREQQAKRRAGELMGIGISSFTEIVGAGPSHTFDILGLKMFDSAEIRVHPTGKAVARFGTKSQGQGHETTYAQVIAHELGIPEDDIVVEEGDTDTAPYGLGTYASRSTPVAAAAGAVAARKIREKAKKIAAHLLEASEADLEWERGKFFVRGSPQRAKTIQEIAFAAYTNHPPGLEAGLEAVAYYDPPNMTFPFGSYICVVDIDRGTGEVKIRRFVAVDDCGNIINPMIVEGQIHGGLTMGLAPALYEEITYDEDGNIRGGSFMDYLLPTAVETPRWETAKTVTPSPHHPLGAKGVGESATVGAPAAIANAVIDALWHLGVRHIDIPITPWKVWRALREHGVSE; encoded by the coding sequence ATGGCCGAGGCCCACGGCATGGGGCACGCCGTCAGGCGCAAGGAAGACGCCCGCTTCATCCGCGGCAAGGGGACCTACATCGACGACCTTAAACTCCCGGGCATGCTGTACCTGGACATCGTGCGCAGTCCCTACGCCCATGCCCGGATCACCGCCATTCGCCCGGAAAAGGCGCTGGCCATCCCCGGCGTCCTGGCCGTGATCACCGGCAGGGATCTGGACAAGTACGGGCTGGCCTGGATGCCGACCCTGATGTCCGACCGGCAGATGGTGCTGCCGATTGACACCGTGCTGTATCAAGCGCAGGAGGTGGCGGCCGTGCTGGCCACGGAGCGCTACCTGGCCGCGGACGGCGTCGCCGCCGTCGAGGTGGACTACGAGCCCCTGCCGGTGGTGGTGGATCCCAGGAAGGCCCTCCGGCCCGACGCCCCGATCCTGCGCGCGGACCGCGAGCAGAAGACCAACCACATCTGGCACTGGGAGGTGGGCGACCGGGCGGCCACGGCGCAGGCCTTCGCCCAGGCCGACGTCACCGTCGCCCAGGACCTCTACATCCCGCGTATCCATGTTTCGTCGATTGAGACCTGCGGGTGCGTGGCGCAGTGGGACGCCGTGGAGGGGAAGCTCACGCTGTGGATGACCACCCAGGCCCCCCATGCCATCCGCACGGTGGTGGCCCTGGTGGCCGGACACCTGGGGCTGGCCGAGCACAAGATCCGGGTCATCTCCCCGGATATCGGCGGAGGCTTCGGCGGCAAGGTCCCGGTCTATCCGGGCTATGTGCTCGCCGTGGCCGCCTCCGTGCTCACGGGCAAGCCCGTGAAGTGGATCGAAGACCGCATGGAGAACCTCCAGGCCGACTCCTTTGCCCGCGACTACCACATCACCGCGGAGCTCGCGGCGACGCGCGACGGCACCCTCACCGCCCTGCGCGTCAAGACTATCGCCGACCACGGCGCCTTTGACGCCGCGGCCAACCCCTCGAAGTTCCCGGCCGGCCTGTTCTCCATCTGCACCGGTTCCTACGACTTCCGGTCGGCCTTCGTCGAGGTGGATGGCGTCTACACCAACAAGCCGCCGGGAGGGATCGCCTACCGCTGCTCCTTCCGCGTCACCGAGGCCTCCTACACCATCGAGCGGATGGTGGATCTCATGGCCCACGAGCTGGGCATGGATCCCGCGGAGTTCCGGCTGAAGAACTTCATCCGGCCGGAAGCCTTTCCGTACAAATCCGCGCTGGGGTGGACCTACGACAGCGGGAACTATCACGCCGCGTTGAAAAAGGCCATGGAGATCGTGGACTACGCCGCCCTGCGCCGGGAGCAGCAGGCGAAGCGCCGCGCGGGCGAGCTGATGGGTATCGGGATCAGCAGCTTCACCGAGATCGTCGGCGCGGGTCCGTCCCACACCTTCGACATCCTGGGCCTGAAGATGTTCGACAGCGCCGAGATCCGCGTCCATCCCACGGGCAAGGCCGTGGCGCGCTTTGGAACCAAGTCCCAGGGGCAGGGGCACGAGACGACCTACGCGCAGGTCATCGCCCACGAGCTGGGCATTCCCGAGGACGACATCGTGGTGGAGGAAGGCGACACCGATACCGCCCCCTACGGGCTGGGGACCTACGCCAGCCGGAGCACGCCGGTGGCCGCGGCCGCCGGGGCCGTCGCCGCGCGCAAGATTCGGGAGAAAGCAAAGAAGATCGCCGCGCACCTGCTGGAGGCCAGCGAGGCCGACCTGGAGTGGGAGCGGGGGAAGTTCTTCGTCCGGGGGTCGCCGCAGCGGGCCAAGACCATCCAGGAGATCGCCTTCGCCGCCTACACGAACCACCCCCCGGGCCTGGAGGCGGGCCTGGAGGCGGTGGCCTACTACGATCCGCCGAACATGACCTTCCCCTTCGGCAGTTACATCTGCGTCGTGGATATCGATCGGGGCACGGGGGAGGTCAAGATCCGGCGGTTCGTGGCGGTGGACGACTGCGGGAACATCATCAACCCGATGATCGTCGAAGGGCAGATCCACGGCGGGCTGACTATGGGGCTGGCCCCGGCCCTGTACGAGGAGATCACCTACGACGAGGACGGCAACATCCGCGGGGGGAGCTTCATGGACTACCTGCTCCCCACGGCCGTGGAGACGCCGCGCTGGGAGACGGCCAAGACGGTGACGCCTTCGCCCCACCATCCGCTCGGCGCCAAGGGCGTCGGGGAGTCGGCCACGGTCGGCGCGCCGGCGGCCATCGCCAACGCAGTCATCGACGCGCTGTGGCATCTAGGGGTGCGCCACATCGACATCCCGATCACCCCCTGGAAAGTGTGGCGGGCGCTCCGCGAGCACGGGGTTTCGGAATAG
- a CDS encoding (2Fe-2S)-binding protein: MGHRIAVTVNGTVREAEVEPRLLLVHFLREVLGLTGTHIGCDTTNCGACTVLLDGRAVKSCTIFAVQADGRAVMTVEGLARDGQLHPIQEAFHRQHGLQCGFCTPGMMMAAYALLQRLPDPTEEQIRWGIAGNLCRCTGYVNIVAAIKDAAEKLRTGPAAVGGRS; encoded by the coding sequence ATGGGACATCGCATCGCCGTCACGGTGAACGGGACCGTCCGGGAAGCGGAGGTCGAACCGCGGTTGCTGCTGGTCCACTTCCTCCGGGAGGTGCTGGGCCTGACCGGCACGCACATCGGCTGCGACACCACGAACTGCGGCGCCTGCACGGTCCTGCTCGATGGCCGCGCCGTGAAGTCGTGCACCATCTTCGCCGTCCAGGCGGACGGCCGGGCGGTGATGACGGTGGAGGGGCTGGCCCGGGACGGCCAGCTCCACCCCATTCAGGAGGCGTTCCACCGGCAGCACGGCCTGCAGTGCGGCTTCTGCACGCCGGGGATGATGATGGCCGCCTACGCCCTCCTGCAGCGCCTCCCCGACCCGACCGAGGAGCAGATCCGCTGGGGCATCGCCGGCAACCTCTGCCGGTGCACCGGCTACGTCAACATCGTCGCCGCGATCAAGGACGCGGCGGAGAAACTTCGCACCGGCCCGGCTGCGGTCGGGGGAAGGAGCTGA